The Phycisphaerae bacterium DNA segment GAGCGAGGTTCGCCGGGCGCAGGCGAGGTTGTTGACCTCGCTGGATCGTTTAGGCGAGGCGGAGCGGTTTCATTTTGAGCTGGCCGAGATCGTGCAGGCCTTCTTGCGGCTGACGTTTGGCCTCCCGCCCGGGGAGATTTCAGCCGATGACCTGGGGCGGTTGCTCGACGAGCGACGGGCGGGGAGCGAGCTGCGAACGGCAGCTTTGAGCCTGCTGACCGAGTGCGACGCCGGACGATTTGCGGTCGGAGCGGTGGATCAGGTTGAGAAGGAGCGGTTGATTCGTCAGGCCCGCGAGGTGCTGACCAAAACCGAGCGGTTGGCGAAGAATTGAGAGTGAGGAGTTGGGAATTGCGAATGCGGCTGCTTGGGCCAGTGTGCCATTGCTCCGCGGACGGTGAAGAAGACTCGATACGATGACGTGGATCTCCCGATCATGTTTCGTGTTGCTTGTTGCCTTCGCGGCGGCAAGCGGCGGTGCGCGCGCACGGGGGGCATCCGCGGAGGAGCGATTCGCCGAAGCCCAGGCACTGTTCGAGGCCGCGCAGAAGCGCCTGGCAGAGGAGAAGTCTGACCCTGTCGAAGCCCGACGGATGTTTCACGAAGCCGCCGGCCGTTTCGCCGGCATTGCCGCCGAAGGCGTGGCGAGCGTCAATCTCTGCGTGAACACCGGGAATGCTTATCACTTCGCGGGCGATAACGCCCGGGCGCTGTTGTGGTACCTGCGAGCAGAGAAGCTGGCCAACACGCCCGAAGTACGCTCCGGTTTGGCGACGCTTCGCAGGATCATCAATGCCGAGCCGAGGCCTCCGGAGCGGACGTCCATCGGTCGGGTGCTGATGTTCTGGCACTATGATTTGTCTCGCCGGACGAAGCAGGTCCTGATGCTGGCAACCTACCCGATCGGCTGCGGTCTGCTGCTGGCGGGGTTGATGAGTCGCCGCCGTGTGCTGTTGCGCCTGGCCGTCACCTTCATGCTGATGGGAGGCGTCGTGGGCGTTTCCGACCTTATGACGGCGATGATCCCGCCGGCACCATGGGCAGTAGTCGTGGAGCCAGGCGAAGGTCGTTCCGGTAACGGGTCGGCCTATTCGGTGATTGTCCCGTCCGTCCGTATGGGCCAGGAGGTGCGTATCATCGAAAGGCGGCCGGACTGGGTGCGGGTTGAGATGCCCTCGGGGGTGCGCTGCTGGTTGCCGGCGGAGACTTGTGAGGCGGTCTGAGCGAGCGGTTCGGCGAAGCCCGGCGTCTCGATTTGATGCGGACATCAGGTTGGCTTATAAGTGGGCAGGCCCGTGGGTCGGGCAAAGGAGCAACAGCGATCATGCAATTGTTCAAGCAGCAGACTCGACGCGACTTTCTGAGGGACTCGCTGGCCGCTGGGGCGGCGGTGAGTGTGATGAGCATGAACGAGTTGAGAGGTGCCGAGACGGCGGCCAAGCCGCGATGGATCATTGCCTGCCGGGACGCCCACCTGCCCGAGACCGGTGAGCCGGATGCCTGGTCGGCGATGAAGGTCATGGGGATTGAAGGCGTGGAAGTGTCGGTCGACCTGGCGGGCCAGTGTTCGCACCTGCACGGGCGCGAGAAACCCTACTCCATCGCCAAGCCTGATGATGTCAAGGTTCTGGGCGACGATCTCAAGAAGCACGACCTGAAGATCTCGGCGTTCTGCCTGCATAATCATTTCGACGAGAACCTCGAAGGGGAGCTTGCGTGCGTGAAGATGACCGTTCGCGCGGCCAGGGAACTGGGCGTGCCGGCCGTGCGGCTGGACATTGTGCCGCGGAAGATCAAGGACGAGAAGGAGTTTCTTGAGTTCGCGATCAAGACCGGCAAGCAGGTTGTCGAAGTGTCCAAAGAGACGGATGTGCGCTTCGGCGTGGAAAACCATGGGGGTACGACGAACAAACCTGAGTTTCTCAAGGCGATGTTCGAGGGCGTGGACTCAAAGCACTTCGGCCTGACGCTGGACACGGCCAATTTCTACTGGTTCGGCCACCCGCTGACGAAGCTGTACGGTTATTGGGAGGAGTTGGCCCCATATATCTGTCATACGCACTGCAAGAGCATCAAGTACCCCGAAAGCGAACGCGAGAAGCAGCGACCGATGGGCTGGGAATACGGCAAGTACTGCTGCCCTGTTTATGAGGGCGACATCGACTTCAAGAGGCTTGCCGCCATCCTGCGCAAGGCGGCCTACAAGGGCGATCTGTGCGTCGAGAATGAGTCGCTCGGCCGGTTCCCCAAGGAGCAGCGCAGGGAGATCCTGATCAAGGAGGCCGCGTTTCTCCGCAAGATCGCCGAAGGGGCGTAAAGTTGCGCGCTGATCTCGGGTGCCATGCCCACGGTTTTGCGTGGGCATGCGATGCTCGTATGCTCGGCCCGGAATCCTTACCCGGCCCGCATCGCCTGCCGCTTGATCGGAGTGTGCGATGAACGCCCGACGACTGATCCGAGGACTTGTCGCCGCCCTTTGCCTGCTTCTGAGTTTCGCGTTCTGCCATGTCACCTTGTCCAGCGGCAATTACAGGTCCAGTTACAGAGATGCGGCGCTGTTGGCGTTCGTGGCGATTGTCATCTTGGGGCTCAGTCTTGCCCGGCGCCCCAGCAAGGACAGATGGGTCCCCGAAGCGGCTCTCCTGGCGGCCGGATCGTACTGTCTTGTGTATTCGCTCTGGCGGTACCTGACCAGCCACTGAGATCCATGGGGGCATCCAGAAGAGTACTCCTGCGCAGTGGCTGAACGGGCAGATTTCGGGCAGTGACGTTCGCTCTCCTGGATGTGTTATTCACCGCTCGGCCCGGAATCCTTTCCGGGCCCGTCTGCAAAGCAAGGCGTTTGGGATGATTGCCTCATTCATCATTCCTGATCGCGATCATTTCCGCCATCTGCACCCATTGCTCGACGCTGAGTTGTTCGGGGCGCTGCGATAGGTCCCATCGGCCGTCGGACTCGACGAGGTGGAAATGCTCATCGGATAGAACGCGGCTGAGCGTCCAGCCGAGCATCTTGCGGCGGTGGTTGAAACAGTGGTGGACGATGGTGGTGAGTTGTTCTCGCACAAGCGGAGATAGCCTGTCGCCTGCGCGCAGATTGATTCGCAGCATCGCCGAATCCACCTGTGGCTCCGGCCAGAACGCGCTGGGCGGCACGCGGGTGATTCGCTCGGTGCGGGCCGTGGCCTGCGCGAACACGCTGATGGGTCCGTAGTCCTTGTTGCCCGGGGAGGCGGTGAGGCGATCGGCCACCTCGGCCTGAACGGTGAAGCACATGGGCGAGACGGTCAGTTCGCCCATCAGTAGATCCATCAGCAGTGGCGTGGCCACCTGGTATGGCAGGTTGGCCACCAGCATGATTCGGCCGTGGAGTTTCGCTTGGTGCCTGGTCAGGGCGTCGAGCACGCCGGGATCGATGGTCGATTTGTTGGCCAGGATGTCGCCGTGGATCAGCGTCATATTGCCTGCGGCGGCGAAGCGGTTTCTGCAGATCTCGTGCAGGCCACGATCGATCTCGACCGCGACCACGTGCCCGGCCTGCTCGACGAGGTAGTCGGTCAGGGTTCCGGTGCCTGGTCCCACTTCCAGGACGACATCGCGACGAGTGATTCCGGCGGCCTCGACGAGTTTGTGGAGCAGGTTGCCGTCGATGAGGAAGTGCTGGCCGTGTTGTCGCAGCGGCCGTAAGCCCGCCGCTTCGAGCATCGCACGGATCTCGGTTTTGGTCTGGGCCATAGCGTATGGTTATCACGCCGTGCGAGAGAATGTCAAAGGTTGGATGGCGTGCCCGATTTTCTCTACTTGGCCGGGCGGACGGTGATCTCGTCCACGTACAGCCGGTTCGTCTCCAGCGCCCACCAGTTGAGGAAGTGGACGCCGATGGTCACATGATCCTTCTTCGGCGTGAAGTGTAGTGACACCGGCAGCCAGCGATGGTGGGTGGCGAACCACTGCGTGCAGTTGGCCTGGTCGATGGTGTCGAAGCTTTCCAGGGTCCGGCCGTCGTCTTCATCGACCGCGAGGCGAATTCGGCTGTCGCGACCCCA contains these protein-coding regions:
- a CDS encoding sugar phosphate isomerase/epimerase family protein, translated to MQLFKQQTRRDFLRDSLAAGAAVSVMSMNELRGAETAAKPRWIIACRDAHLPETGEPDAWSAMKVMGIEGVEVSVDLAGQCSHLHGREKPYSIAKPDDVKVLGDDLKKHDLKISAFCLHNHFDENLEGELACVKMTVRAARELGVPAVRLDIVPRKIKDEKEFLEFAIKTGKQVVEVSKETDVRFGVENHGGTTNKPEFLKAMFEGVDSKHFGLTLDTANFYWFGHPLTKLYGYWEELAPYICHTHCKSIKYPESEREKQRPMGWEYGKYCCPVYEGDIDFKRLAAILRKAAYKGDLCVENESLGRFPKEQRREILIKEAAFLRKIAEGA
- the rsmA gene encoding 16S rRNA (adenine(1518)-N(6)/adenine(1519)-N(6))-dimethyltransferase RsmA, whose translation is MAQTKTEIRAMLEAAGLRPLRQHGQHFLIDGNLLHKLVEAAGITRRDVVLEVGPGTGTLTDYLVEQAGHVVAVEIDRGLHEICRNRFAAAGNMTLIHGDILANKSTIDPGVLDALTRHQAKLHGRIMLVANLPYQVATPLLMDLLMGELTVSPMCFTVQAEVADRLTASPGNKDYGPISVFAQATARTERITRVPPSAFWPEPQVDSAMLRINLRAGDRLSPLVREQLTTIVHHCFNHRRKMLGWTLSRVLSDEHFHLVESDGRWDLSQRPEQLSVEQWVQMAEMIAIRNDE